One stretch of Arachis hypogaea cultivar Tifrunner chromosome 20, arahy.Tifrunner.gnm2.J5K5, whole genome shotgun sequence DNA includes these proteins:
- the LOC112782442 gene encoding transcription elongation factor TFIIS yields MEKELIELYDAAKKAADAASREDAGPHEESRCIDALNQLKKFPVNYKILVSTQVGKHLKHITKHPRQKIRAFAHDLIEIWKDIILTETGRIKNGGSDNKDSANGDRSKSGKMQKSPSVKVEKVENGTSRSISAKVHHVDGKIEKNNGAANVKVEKIVKEEMQVSGTKKMSTSSPVTPKLKTMIKSNDAMRDKIRDLLHEALSKVSGEAEEDMVDEVNACDPIRVAVKVESVLFEKWGPSNGAQKVKYRSLMFNLKDQNNPDFRRKVLLGYIEPERLINMSTADMASEQRKKENEKIYEKALFECERGGPPKATTDQFKCGRCGQRKCTYYQMQTRSADEPMTTYVTCTVCSNRWKFC; encoded by the exons ATGGAGAAGGAGCTAATCGAGCTCTACGATGCAGCCAAGAAGGCCGCCGATGCCGCCAGCCGCGAAGACGCCGGCCCTCACGAAGAGTCCCGATGTATCGATGCCCTCAATCAGCTCAAGAAATTCCCCGTCAATTACAAGATTCTCGTCAGCACCCAG GTTGGCAAACATCTTAAACATATAACAAAGCATCCAAGGCAGAAAATTCGGGCATTTGCTCATGACCTAATTGAGATATGGAAAGACATAATATTAACCGAAACAGGCAGAATAAAGAATGGGGGCTCTGATAACAAAGACTCGGCAAATGGTGATAGATCTAAATCTGGAAAAATGCAGAAGAGTCCTTCTGTGAAGGTTGAGAAGGTTGAAAATGGTACATCAAGGTCAATCTCAGCAAAGGTACACCATGTGGATggcaaaattgaaaaaaataatggtGCTGCGAATGTCAAGGTGGAAAAGATAGTCAAGGAAGAGATGCAAGTTTCTGGAACAAAGAAAATGTCAACAAGCTCACCTGTTACCCCAAAGCTGAAGACTATGATTAAATCTAATGATGCGATGAGAGACAAAATACGGGATCTTCTCCATGAGGCTTTATCCAAGGTTTCAGGAGAGGCTGAGGAGGATATGGTGGACGAAGTAAATGCCTGTGATCCTATTCGTGTTGCTGTGAAAGTTGAGTCTGTGCTCTTTGAAAAGTGGGGCCCTTCAAATGGTGCGCAAAAGGTCAAGTATAGGTCCCTGATGTTTAACTTGAAGGATCAAAACAACCCAGATTTTCGGAGAAAAGTTCTACTCGGCTATATTGAACCAGAACGGTTAATCAATATGAGCACGGCTGACATGGCTAGTGAGCAGAGGAAGAAAGAGAACGAGAAGATCTATGAGAAGGCATTGTTTGAATGTGAACGTGGAGGTCCACCAAAAGCTACGACAGATCAATTCAAGTGTGGGAGATGTGGTCAAAGGAAATGCACCTATTACCAAATGCAGACTCGTAGTGCTGATGAACCTATGACAACTTATGTCACTTGTACTGTCTGCAGCAACCGTTGGAAGTTCTGTTAA